From the genome of Blautia pseudococcoides, one region includes:
- the pfkB gene encoding 1-phosphofructokinase, whose product MIYTVTFNPSLDYIVSVEDFQLGMTNRTDSELLLPGGKGINVSTVLKNLGIENTALGFTAGFTGNEIRRKVEEIGVKADFIQIREGVSRINLKLKSIDGTEINGQGPDIGKEKVEELLSRLDGLREGDVLVLAGSIPASMPDDIYKNIMKRLTGKGIMIAVDATRDLLVNVLEYHPFLIKPNNHELGEIFDAEIKTREEVIPYARKLQEMGACNVLVSMAGEGAVLAASDGSCHMAPAPKGNLVNAVGAGDSMVAGFLAGWMEKKDYVHAFHMGIAAGSASAFSEYLAKREEIEAVYQTI is encoded by the coding sequence CGTTGAGGATTTTCAGCTTGGCATGACTAACAGGACAGATTCCGAACTGCTGCTGCCGGGCGGCAAGGGGATCAATGTATCCACAGTGCTGAAGAATCTGGGGATTGAAAATACCGCCCTGGGATTTACCGCCGGATTTACAGGCAATGAGATCCGCAGGAAAGTGGAGGAGATTGGCGTGAAGGCGGACTTCATCCAGATCCGGGAAGGGGTCTCCAGAATCAACCTGAAGCTGAAATCCATTGACGGTACAGAGATTAACGGACAGGGGCCGGACATAGGAAAAGAAAAAGTAGAGGAACTTCTGAGCAGACTGGACGGACTGCGTGAGGGGGATGTGCTGGTCCTGGCAGGCAGTATACCGGCATCCATGCCGGATGACATTTATAAGAACATCATGAAACGTCTCACCGGAAAAGGGATCATGATTGCGGTGGATGCCACCAGGGATTTGCTGGTCAATGTATTGGAATACCATCCGTTTCTGATAAAACCCAATAATCATGAACTTGGAGAAATATTTGATGCAGAGATCAAGACCAGGGAGGAAGTCATTCCCTATGCCAGAAAGCTGCAGGAGATGGGCGCATGTAATGTGCTGGTATCCATGGCAGGGGAAGGCGCGGTACTGGCAGCCTCAGACGGAAGCTGTCATATGGCCCCGGCCCCCAAAGGAAATCTTGTGAACGCTGTGGGAGCAGGGGATTCCATGGTAGCCGGATTTCTGGCCGGTTGGATGGAGAAAAAGGATTATGTCCATGCATTTCATATGGGAATCGCAGCGGGAAGCGCCAGCGCATTTTCAGAATATCTGGCAAAACGTGAGGAAATAGAAGCTGTCTACCAAACCATATAA
- a CDS encoding PTS fructose transporter subunit IIABC, whose amino-acid sequence MRITDLLDKRSISLNGAPKSKEEALDQVVALMAKSGKINDEEAYRKQVYAREEESTTGIGEGIAIPHGKCDAVDRPGLAAMVVKDGVDFEALDGEPVTLIFLIAAPNTKDNVHLDVLSKLSVLMMDEAFSDSLRNARTVDEFLEIIDKADDEKPDIDERLTEPATEQTGQAKILAVTSCPTGIAHTYMAAEGIEKAAKAKGCFVKVETRGSGGAKNVLTDQEIREADCIIVAADAQVPMDRFDGKKVIECQVSDGISKADALLERAVNGDAPIYHASGAVQKTSQGKSSGSVGHQIYTQLMNGVSHMLPFVVGGGILIAIAFLIDGFSVDMNSLPIDQRADFGTITPVAALFKSIGGTAFAFMLPVLAGFIAMAIGDRPALAVGFVGGMIASQGQSGFLGALAAGFAAGYLIRLLRKLCDKLPQAIEKIAPVLIYPVVGILLMGLLMAFVVEPLMGGINTALNNGLTSMSGSSKIVLGLILGAMMAIDMGGPFNKAAYVFGTASIAAGNYDIMAAVMIGGMTPPCAIALATLLFQNKFTKEQREAGPTNFIMGLAFITEGAIPFAASDPLHVIPACMIGSGVAGALSMLFHCTLMAPHGGIFVFPVVGNAVMYLVALVAGTVVSAGLLGAFKRKVTE is encoded by the coding sequence ATGAGAATAACGGATTTACTGGACAAGAGAAGTATTTCCCTGAATGGTGCGCCTAAAAGTAAAGAGGAGGCACTTGACCAGGTAGTCGCCCTGATGGCAAAGAGCGGTAAGATCAATGATGAGGAGGCCTACAGAAAGCAGGTCTACGCAAGGGAGGAGGAGAGCACCACAGGAATTGGTGAGGGGATCGCCATTCCCCACGGAAAATGTGACGCGGTTGACAGACCCGGCCTTGCAGCCATGGTGGTGAAGGACGGCGTTGACTTTGAGGCCCTGGACGGCGAGCCGGTGACCCTTATTTTTCTGATCGCGGCGCCCAATACAAAAGACAATGTACATCTGGATGTACTCAGTAAGCTGTCGGTTTTAATGATGGATGAGGCATTTTCCGATTCCCTGAGAAACGCCCGGACTGTGGATGAATTTCTGGAGATCATAGATAAAGCAGATGATGAAAAACCGGATATTGATGAGCGCCTGACAGAGCCTGCCACAGAGCAGACAGGACAGGCAAAGATTCTGGCTGTCACCTCCTGCCCAACAGGAATTGCACATACTTATATGGCGGCAGAAGGGATCGAGAAAGCGGCTAAGGCTAAGGGATGTTTCGTGAAAGTGGAGACGAGAGGTTCAGGCGGCGCCAAGAATGTGCTGACAGACCAAGAGATCCGGGAAGCAGACTGCATCATTGTGGCTGCTGACGCCCAGGTCCCCATGGACCGCTTTGACGGCAAAAAAGTGATCGAGTGTCAGGTTTCGGACGGAATCAGTAAGGCGGACGCTCTGCTTGAGAGAGCTGTAAACGGAGATGCCCCTATATATCACGCTTCCGGCGCAGTGCAGAAGACTTCCCAGGGAAAGAGCAGCGGCAGCGTAGGCCACCAGATTTATACCCAGCTCATGAACGGTGTATCCCATATGCTCCCCTTTGTGGTGGGCGGCGGTATCCTGATCGCCATAGCCTTTCTGATCGACGGTTTCAGTGTGGATATGAATTCCCTGCCCATTGACCAGAGGGCGGATTTCGGTACCATCACCCCGGTAGCGGCCCTGTTTAAAAGTATCGGCGGTACAGCATTTGCATTCATGCTTCCGGTCCTGGCGGGATTCATTGCCATGGCAATCGGCGACAGGCCTGCCCTGGCGGTTGGATTTGTGGGCGGTATGATCGCTTCCCAGGGACAGTCCGGTTTCCTGGGAGCCCTGGCGGCAGGTTTTGCGGCGGGATATCTTATCAGGCTGCTGCGCAAATTGTGTGATAAGCTTCCCCAGGCCATCGAGAAGATTGCTCCGGTCCTGATTTATCCGGTGGTGGGAATTCTGCTCATGGGTCTTCTCATGGCCTTTGTGGTGGAGCCGCTCATGGGCGGTATCAACACTGCGCTGAACAATGGTTTGACAAGCATGAGCGGGTCCAGTAAGATTGTTTTAGGACTGATCCTGGGCGCTATGATGGCTATAGATATGGGAGGTCCCTTTAACAAGGCAGCTTATGTGTTCGGAACAGCATCCATTGCTGCCGGAAACTACGATATAATGGCAGCGGTCATGATCGGGGGTATGACACCACCCTGCGCCATTGCCCTGGCAACCCTGTTGTTTCAGAATAAATTTACAAAAGAACAGAGGGAAGCAGGCCCTACCAACTTTATTATGGGCCTGGCCTTCATCACAGAGGGAGCGATCCCCTTTGCGGCATCCGACCCGCTTCATGTGATCCCGGCATGTATGATCGGCTCCGGTGTGGCCGGTGCGCTGAGTATGCTCTTTCACTGTACATTGATGGCTCCTCACGGCGGAATCTTCGTCTTCCCTGTGGTGGGCAATGCTGTCATGTACCTGGTGGCGCTTGTGGCAGGAACTGTTGTATCCGCAGGTCTGCTGGGAGCTTTTAAAAGGAAAGTAACGGAATAA
- a CDS encoding HPr family phosphocarrier protein: MKEFNYTITDPEGIHARPAGELVKVAKGFASSIKLVKDQKEGDCKRIFGIMGLGVKQGQEVILTFEGEDEEAAYEAVSKFMQENL, encoded by the coding sequence ATGAAAGAATTTAATTACACCATCACAGACCCGGAAGGAATCCATGCACGTCCGGCAGGAGAATTAGTCAAAGTGGCAAAAGGATTTGCCAGCAGCATCAAGCTGGTGAAGGATCAAAAAGAGGGAGACTGCAAGAGAATTTTCGGCATTATGGGCCTTGGGGTGAAACAAGGACAGGAAGTGATCCTGACCTTTGAAGGGGAAGATGAAGAGGCTGCTTATGAGGCAGTGAGCAAATTCATGCAGGAAAATCTGTAA
- the ptsP gene encoding phosphoenolpyruvate--protein phosphotransferase → MEEYRGKSVFGGIAIGKICVYQKGEQQVKRVKTEDTEGEMQRYTQAKEEAVRQLKTLYEKAVKEVGEANAAIFEIHQMMLEDDDYNESVENIIRTQKVNAEYAVAATSDNFSQMFASMEDDYMRERAADVKDISERILAVLGGGAKSTVNTEEPVIILADDLAPSETVQLDKDKVLSFVTVHGSVNSHTAILARTMGIPALIGTQIPLDAQVDGKLAVVDGANGAVYVDPDPEFLSEMQRRRQEEEEKKELLQQLKGKENITLDGKKVMLYANIGNIKDLATVIQNDAGGIGLFRSEFIYLEKEDYPTEEDQFKIYKTVAETMAGKRVIIRTLDIGADKKCGYFEMDEEENPALGYRAIRICLTRPEIFKTQLRALFRAAVYGNLAVMYPMITSLWEIKRIKEIAGEVKAELTEQNMEFRVPEQGIMIETPAAVMVSADLAEEVDFFSIGTNDLTQYTLAVDRQNPKLDEFYDPHHPAVLSMIRITVENAHRAGIWAGICGELGADLSLTKEFLAMGVDELSVSPGHILPIRKIVLETDVEEYKRKKNAD, encoded by the coding sequence ATGGAAGAATATAGAGGAAAAAGTGTATTTGGCGGTATTGCCATTGGAAAAATATGTGTTTACCAGAAAGGGGAGCAGCAGGTAAAACGCGTAAAGACAGAGGACACAGAGGGGGAAATGCAGCGCTACACACAGGCAAAAGAGGAAGCGGTGAGACAGTTAAAAACTCTGTATGAGAAGGCCGTAAAAGAGGTGGGTGAAGCAAACGCTGCTATTTTTGAGATCCATCAGATGATGCTTGAGGATGATGACTACAATGAATCTGTTGAGAACATTATCAGGACCCAGAAAGTGAATGCAGAGTATGCGGTTGCCGCAACCAGTGATAATTTCTCCCAGATGTTCGCCTCCATGGAGGATGATTACATGAGGGAGCGTGCTGCTGATGTAAAAGATATTTCCGAGCGTATACTGGCAGTCCTGGGCGGCGGTGCAAAAAGTACGGTGAACACAGAGGAGCCGGTCATTATTCTGGCAGATGACCTGGCACCCTCTGAGACCGTACAGCTTGATAAGGACAAAGTGCTCTCCTTTGTCACAGTACACGGCTCTGTAAACTCCCATACAGCCATTCTGGCCCGTACTATGGGGATTCCCGCCCTTATTGGCACACAGATTCCCCTGGATGCGCAGGTGGACGGAAAGCTTGCCGTGGTGGATGGGGCGAACGGTGCGGTCTATGTAGACCCGGACCCGGAATTCCTTTCTGAAATGCAGAGACGCCGGCAGGAGGAAGAGGAGAAAAAAGAACTTCTCCAGCAGTTGAAGGGAAAAGAAAATATAACGCTTGACGGTAAAAAAGTCATGCTATATGCTAATATTGGAAATATAAAAGATCTGGCTACTGTCATACAGAACGATGCCGGCGGGATCGGCCTTTTCAGAAGCGAATTCATCTATCTGGAGAAGGAAGATTATCCGACCGAGGAGGACCAGTTTAAGATTTATAAAACTGTTGCTGAGACCATGGCCGGAAAACGTGTCATTATCCGTACCCTGGATATCGGCGCTGACAAAAAGTGCGGCTATTTTGAGATGGATGAAGAGGAAAACCCTGCTCTGGGCTACCGTGCCATCCGCATCTGCCTGACCCGTCCGGAGATATTCAAGACACAGCTTAGGGCCCTGTTCCGTGCTGCCGTGTACGGAAATCTGGCAGTTATGTATCCCATGATAACAAGCCTGTGGGAAATAAAGCGGATAAAGGAGATAGCCGGGGAAGTCAAAGCGGAGCTTACTGAGCAGAACATGGAGTTTCGGGTGCCTGAGCAGGGCATTATGATAGAGACACCGGCAGCCGTGATGGTGAGCGCTGACCTGGCAGAAGAGGTGGACTTTTTCAGCATCGGAACCAATGACCTGACCCAGTACACCCTGGCTGTTGACCGTCAGAATCCCAAACTGGATGAGTTTTATGATCCCCATCACCCGGCTGTCCTTTCTATGATCCGGATAACTGTGGAGAATGCCCACAGGGCAGGCATCTGGGCAGGCATCTGCGGGGAGCTGGGAGCGGATCTGAGCCTTACCAAAGAGTTTCTGGCTATGGGAGTGGATGAACTCTCTGTTTCACCGGGGCATATCCTCCCAATCCGCAAGATTGTTCTGGAGACAGATGTAGAAGAATACAAGAGGAAGAAAAATGCTGACTGA
- a CDS encoding DeoR/GlpR family DNA-binding transcription regulator, with translation MLTEKRFEEILKLLDEKKSITVTEIKEMLNTSESTIRRDLTALDRAGKLVKVFGGAVAVDAAFTAAEPSVAQKVGVNKEEKQAIARYAASLIVPDDFIYLDAGTTTGYMIDYVTEKSVTFVTNAVSHAQRLAALNFRVLLIGGELKGTTEAVVGNQAILSLQTFHFTKGFFGTNGVSRKSGYTTPDHNEALVKKTALEQSGRRYILADAAKFGNISSVTFATFDAAEVLTDQAPPESFGGCRNILVIK, from the coding sequence ATGCTGACTGAGAAACGTTTTGAAGAAATACTGAAACTTCTGGATGAAAAGAAGAGTATTACAGTCACGGAGATAAAGGAAATGCTGAACACCTCAGAGTCCACCATCCGCCGTGACCTGACAGCCCTGGACCGGGCGGGAAAGCTGGTAAAGGTTTTCGGCGGAGCGGTGGCAGTGGACGCGGCGTTCACGGCTGCTGAGCCCTCCGTTGCCCAGAAAGTGGGGGTAAATAAGGAGGAGAAGCAGGCCATTGCCCGCTATGCCGCCTCCCTGATCGTTCCGGATGATTTTATATATCTGGATGCCGGAACCACCACAGGATATATGATCGACTATGTCACAGAAAAATCCGTAACCTTTGTGACAAATGCCGTATCTCATGCACAACGCCTGGCAGCTCTTAATTTCCGTGTTCTTTTGATCGGCGGAGAGCTGAAGGGAACCACAGAGGCTGTGGTGGGCAACCAGGCGATCCTAAGCCTCCAGACCTTTCATTTCACAAAAGGTTTCTTCGGCACAAACGGCGTCAGCAGAAAATCAGGCTATACAACACCGGATCACAATGAGGCCCTGGTTAAAAAGACAGCCCTGGAACAGTCGGGGAGGCGCTATATCCTGGCGGACGCGGCAAAGTTTGGTAACATCAGCTCCGTCACCTTTGCGACTTTTGATGCCGCTGAGGTTCTGACAGACCAGGCACCCCCGGAATCCTTCGGAGGATGCAGGAATATCCTTGTTATCAAATGA